A portion of the Streptomyces sp. YPW6 genome contains these proteins:
- a CDS encoding ATP-binding protein, whose amino-acid sequence MEAPVTTQPPVTVRVFKHQYPAEPRGARLARRVGLYKLHTWGIRYLSDASESAALIIGELAANAVTHGRVPGRDFELRLSYLPGDPEAPGLLRIEVSDTRGERRPPSPGEIAAPVDGSDSGRGLLIVEALADRWAVLDRSPGKTVRAEVDLLY is encoded by the coding sequence ATGGAAGCACCTGTAACGACTCAACCTCCGGTAACCGTACGTGTGTTCAAGCATCAATACCCGGCGGAACCGCGAGGGGCCCGCCTCGCCCGCCGCGTGGGCCTGTACAAGCTGCACACCTGGGGCATCCGGTATCTCAGTGACGCCTCGGAGTCGGCGGCCCTGATCATCGGAGAGCTGGCGGCCAACGCGGTGACCCACGGCCGCGTCCCCGGCCGCGACTTCGAGCTGCGCCTGTCGTACCTGCCCGGCGACCCGGAAGCGCCGGGCCTCCTGCGGATCGAGGTCTCCGACACCCGCGGCGAGCGCCGGCCGCCCAGCCCCGGCGAGATCGCGGCTCCGGTGGACGGCTCCGACAGCGGGCGCGGGCTGCTGATCGTGGAGGCTCTGGCGGACCGCTGGGCGGTGCTCGACCGCAGCCCGGGCAAGACGGTCCGGGCGGAGGTGGACCTGCTGTACTGA
- a CDS encoding dienelactone hydrolase family protein — MTAVTTRTVEYAADGLTMAGYLALPAGAARRPAVLLGPEGIGLSDVERRRADALAELGYVTLAFDLHGGRYLSDPEEMLARCLPLLADPDRMRGIGHAALDVLRAEPRTDPDRIAAVGYGTGGAIGLELGRDGVGLRAIGTVNATTTGRPGEAANIRCPVWAGVGSEDPIMPPAQRDAFTAEMQDAGVDWRLTVYGGALHAFHHPPVDHPTVPGVGHHPRHARRAWRDVVDLLAECVPMEGGLGA; from the coding sequence GTGACGGCGGTGACTACGCGCACGGTCGAGTATGCGGCCGACGGTCTGACGATGGCCGGGTACCTGGCACTCCCGGCCGGAGCCGCCCGGCGGCCGGCGGTGCTGCTCGGGCCGGAGGGCATAGGGCTCAGCGACGTCGAGCGCCGCCGGGCCGACGCGCTGGCCGAGCTGGGATACGTAACGCTGGCCTTCGACCTGCACGGCGGGCGCTACTTGAGTGACCCCGAGGAGATGCTGGCCCGTTGCCTGCCGCTGCTCGCCGATCCCGACCGGATGCGGGGCATCGGTCATGCGGCGCTCGACGTGTTGCGCGCCGAACCGCGGACCGACCCCGACCGGATCGCCGCCGTCGGCTACGGCACCGGGGGAGCGATCGGGCTGGAACTCGGGCGCGACGGCGTCGGCCTGCGCGCGATCGGGACGGTCAACGCCACGACCACCGGCCGACCGGGCGAGGCGGCGAACATTCGCTGCCCGGTGTGGGCCGGGGTCGGGTCGGAGGACCCGATCATGCCGCCAGCGCAACGGGACGCCTTCACCGCCGAGATGCAGGACGCGGGTGTCGACTGGCGTCTCACGGTCTACGGCGGCGCCTTGCACGCCTTCCACCACCCGCCGGTCGACCACCCCACCGTCCCCGGCGTCGGCCACCACCCCCGGCACGCGCGGCGCGCCTGGCGCGACGTCGTCGACCTGCTCGCCGAGTGCGTGCCTATGGAGGGCGGGC